The following is a genomic window from Solanum stenotomum isolate F172 chromosome 4, ASM1918654v1, whole genome shotgun sequence.
ATTTGAAACGCTTCTCTTGAGTATAGCATGTGAATCAATCTTCACTTCCACCTTTGTCTCTTATGTTATGCCACTGAACTTGCACCCTAGGTACTCGATCTTAGTTATACTAAACTTCAAACCTTTAGACTCTGAAGTCTGTCTCAAAGGTTTCAATTTCTCGTTAACTATGTGTATCTCGCCAATCAATATTACATCATCTATGAAAATAACATACATCACAACACCTTTCCTAAATATGTCGCGTCAATTCATATATCATCAAGGCATGTGTTAAAATGAGCGTAGGACTAAACCCTACAATCCCATCAAGACCGAACCTATTATTCTTACTAGGATCTTAACGCCATCGTGTGTCTTCAATTACCTAATTAAAAAGAATTCTTATACATCCAATCAAACGACTCCgaaaattaactttaaaaacCCAACTCAAACAAACTGTAAAATTTTCTGCCTGCAACAATTAAGATAAGAAATATTCAGAGTTCACACTTCTCAGCTAAAATGGCAGTGTCCCCTGTAGCTGGTCTCAACTCCAAGCTTTCACTTCCTTCAGGTTCCTCAAATCTCCCCTATTTCAATTGATTGGGCCGCTATTTAGGTTAATTCTTCATTTCTATTTTGTGTAATTTGggttttaatcttttgattaTTTCTTCAGGGAAGCAGCAACACTCCAAATTCACTGGCCAATCAGTGGTAAAGTTCCTTAATTTCTCTTAATTAAGCTAAAGAAACTCCTCATATGTGTAACAATtgcttgtaatttttttatttttttggatatagAGAGCAATACCTATACGCATATTAACTGTGGGGAAGAATAGGTCACATGGAGTGCAGTTAATAGTTGATGAGTATATGAAGAAGCTCAGGAATTATTGTAGTGTTGATGATGTTCGAATAAAGTCTAATCCCAAAAATGCACGGTATGTTGAAATATTGTCGATATTTTCGGGTGGATTTGGTATATTTTTATTGGAAATTGGTGAAAATTTGTGAGTTCTAGTCTTTGTGTTGAACACTAGATGTAATGGTAAAGGTAAAGGTAATGGTAATTTCACTTGGGGATTGAGATGTTGAAGTGATTGACAGCGTTACCTGGTACGTGTTGTTGTTGGGAGGGGATAGGTATTTGTGGAATTAATTATGGGTTGGATACCACGGTTATCAAAAACTGGACCTTCCAACAGAACAACTACGCCTCAATACAGGTCCAAATAAGTTGGTGTTGGCTATGCGAATCCTCATTGATCATGTTCTTCGTTTAATTTTATctctgatttttatttttttttgcgaAGTTGGTATGTTTCAATTGGAAATTGGTGATAATTTGTGAGTTATGGTCTGTGTTGAACACTAAAAGTAGTGGTCCATTTCACTTAGACATTAAGATGTTGAAGTGATTAGACATTCCAACAGAACAACTACGCCTTAGTCCTAAACAAGTTAGGGTCGGGTATATGAATGTTCTTCATTTAAATTCATACTAGAAATGCTTGGTGTGTTAAAATTTTGtccttttctttaatttttgcaaAGTTGCTATATTTCAATCGGAAATTGGTGATAATCAGTGAATTGTGGTCTTTGTATTGAACACTAGATGTGGTGGTCCATTACACTTGGACATTAAGTTATTGAAGTGATTGAACCTTACAACAAAACAACAACTACTCCGCTatcccaaacaagttgggaTTGGCCGTATGAATCCTCATTGACCATGTTCTTCATTTAAATTCATCCCCAAAATGTTTGGTGTGTTGAAATTCCGttttcttattcttgtttttggCAAAGTTGGTATATTTCAATTGGAAATTGGTGATAATTTGTGGGTTCTGGTCTTTGGATTGAACACACCCTATTTAGTGGTCCTTCTCACTTAGACTTTAAGAACTTGATGTGATTGCACTctccaaaaagaaaataaaaaattaggtgGTTGTTTGATAATTTCATATCATTAAATAGAGTTGTTTACTTTACTGATATCCCAATGTCCCTACTGGACTCCGTGACAATGCGTTTTACCTATCATGGATGGGATGTAAGTCCCAGAAGTGTTAATTTTTAACTCTTGTTATTTTCATTTGAAACAGTGATGTAGTGGCTCAAATTGAACATGAGGACATTGCTGTTATGGGCCTCATCAGGCCTGATGAATGGGTAAGCGTTCAGAagtatttagaaaataaaaactacCCTCTCACCGTCCTAATCTGTTTAAAACCAGGTTGTAATGTTGGATGAGCGTGGTCATGATGTGGGATCCGAGCAGATGGCTTCTTTAATCGGAGACGCTGGAAACAAGGTGAGTTATGCTTCATCATGGCAGAGTCTTTTGTTCCTGGTATCATCTATCATGGTTCAGCAGTAAGTATCCCGGTGAGAAATGAAAGTTCTTTCCTGAAATGACCTTACAGATTTTAAAGTCATCACTGGGAAGGGGATCTacgcaaaaaaaataaacaatagaATTTTTGAATGACTCTTCTCCTCTATCTTGTAGGGAGCATCAAGCTTACTCTTTTGCATTGGTGGACCTTATGGACATGGTAGACAATTGCGAGAGAGAGCTAACGTATCAGTTAAATTGTCATCCTTAGTCTTGAATCATGAGATTGCCTTAGTTGTACTGATAGAACAACTTTACAGGTCAGAGACTGGAACAAACTATTATTCTTTTGAAGTGCTGGTGCTGCTAACCGCTCCCCCAGTCCCTCATTTATGCTGGTATTTCAGTGTTGAGAAGATGGTTTGAGAATATAGTTTCACAACCTGATGTATTCATGCGTCCTGCGTCCTAGTTGCTCTGTGCTCATTAGTCTTTCGAACTAAAAGGCAAACATATATCCTCTGTCCCTCTCTGTATTAGACACTGTCTGAGATAGTATTATTTTAGTCAAGCAAAAGCTCCCTGGAAACGAGATTCAGTGACATGTATTGTACAACTTTGGCGGATACTGT
Proteins encoded in this region:
- the LOC125863277 gene encoding putative RNA methyltransferase At5g10620, whose protein sequence is MAVSPVAGLNSKLSLPSGKQQHSKFTGQSVRAIPIRILTVGKNRSHGVQLIVDEYMKKLRNYCSVDDVRIKSNPKNARDVVAQIEHEDIAVMGLIRPDEWVVMLDERGHDVGSEQMASLIGDAGNKGASSLLFCIGGPYGHGRQLRERANVSVKLSSLVLNHEIALVVLIEQLYRGWTILKGQKYHH